The following are from one region of the Candidatus Polarisedimenticolia bacterium genome:
- a CDS encoding thioredoxin domain-containing protein translates to MTSIRMSAVSCLAAVLLSGAAARAGGPGQPARPAPPGSKVAAAAGAPAAAGVERHSPPEGYPSLGPAGAPNTLVFFTDYQCPVCPRAAREMENLVASFKGELRVELHHNPLVMHRNAYDAAAAAKAAQRQGKFWEYHAALLETRTFDRSALVELAGRLGLNRASFERDFDDPKLRERVTAEAKEALDANALGTPGFLINGHVEVGWASLPWLEQVVRTHSR, encoded by the coding sequence ATGACCTCGATTCGGATGAGCGCCGTGTCCTGCCTGGCGGCGGTCCTGCTCTCGGGGGCCGCCGCCCGGGCCGGGGGCCCCGGGCAGCCAGCGCGCCCCGCCCCTCCCGGCAGCAAGGTCGCGGCGGCTGCCGGAGCCCCTGCGGCGGCCGGTGTCGAGCGCCACTCCCCGCCCGAGGGATACCCGTCCCTGGGCCCGGCCGGCGCCCCGAACACGCTCGTTTTCTTTACCGACTACCAGTGTCCTGTCTGTCCGCGCGCGGCCCGCGAGATGGAAAACCTGGTGGCGAGCTTCAAGGGGGAGCTGCGCGTCGAGCTGCACCACAACCCGCTGGTGATGCACCGGAACGCCTACGACGCGGCGGCCGCCGCCAAGGCGGCGCAGAGGCAGGGGAAGTTCTGGGAGTATCACGCCGCCCTGCTCGAAACCCGGACGTTCGATCGCAGCGCCCTCGTCGAGCTGGCGGGACGCCTCGGCCTGAATCGCGCCAGCTTCGAGCGCGACTTCGACGACCCGAAGTTGCGCGAGCGGGTGACTGCCGAGGCGAAGGAGGCCCTGGACGCCAACGCCCTCGGCACGCCGGGCTTCCTGATCAACGGCCATGTCGAGGTCGGCTGGGCGTCTCTCCCCTGGCTCGAGCAGGTCGTCCGGACCCACTCGCGCTAG
- a CDS encoding DUF5752 family protein, with translation MKLARARRPFRFFTRLCLTRLTGLKARNLGELLGHLEAAPDPVIYQHTYRFLRQHQYLVPEPPNDFAYWVTNVLGDERLGEQLASVDTLTFDSLDDLKRALVEAIRRGGADRGNGGEVPEGKEFHFMQAIRFSVPTAHEARDLAGFARCLRRVSPSSLYLHLFESLLRPPLGHNDFATWLEGELDEPALARKVSNLDPYTHTLEGLRSMLITMVDRRLEEHSRAGA, from the coding sequence ATGAAGCTCGCGCGGGCGCGCCGGCCGTTCCGTTTCTTCACGCGGCTCTGCCTCACCCGCCTGACCGGGCTCAAGGCCAGGAACCTCGGGGAGCTGCTCGGCCATCTCGAGGCCGCCCCCGACCCGGTCATCTACCAGCACACGTATCGCTTCCTGCGGCAGCACCAGTACCTCGTGCCCGAGCCTCCGAACGACTTCGCGTACTGGGTCACGAACGTCCTGGGAGACGAGAGGCTGGGAGAGCAGCTGGCGTCGGTCGACACCCTGACGTTCGATTCACTCGACGATCTGAAGCGCGCTCTGGTCGAGGCGATCAGGCGAGGCGGCGCGGACCGGGGGAACGGCGGGGAGGTCCCCGAGGGGAAGGAGTTTCACTTCATGCAGGCCATCCGGTTCTCGGTCCCGACCGCGCACGAGGCCCGCGATCTCGCCGGCTTCGCGCGCTGCCTGAGGAGGGTCAGCCCGTCGAGCCTCTACCTGCACCTCTTCGAGTCCCTGCTGCGCCCTCCCCTGGGGCACAATGATTTCGCGACCTGGCTCGAGGGGGAGCTGGACGAGCCCGCCCTGGCCAGGAAGGTCTCGAACCTCGATCCCTACACCCACACCCTGGAAGGGCTGCGATCGATGCTCATCACGATGGTGGACCGGCGGCTGGAGGAGCACTCCCGTGCCGGGGCTTGA
- a CDS encoding S9 family peptidase, translating into MIRCLSKCAVGLLLMLAFTVPPVLGAAMSTPDRLSEMDVFDLELATDPQMSPDGRSVLYVRSFSDVFTDQRYSNLWIINTDGSQNRPLTTGHRGDASPRFSPDGRRVAYISDQDGAPQIYVRWLDGGQTARLTNLGFPPSGPVWSPDGRQIAFTSFVPQEAPKIATLPAPPEGAKWAEPATTIDKLVYRYNGEGYLKSGYTHLFVVPAEGGTPRQISSGDFQHGGTAFTASEPVWTPDGRYLILSAIRRPDYELEPLDTEVYEFAVADGAVRQLTHRKGPDDSPALSPDGTQIAYVGFDDRYQGYQVTRLYVMKRDGSGSRLLSAKLDRDVTHPLWARDGSGIFFMYDDQGNTKLGFMTLDGALKTVAADIGGPGGTYGDGTYSTGGRRGYAITCTRPHVPCDVGVGTLDGPPVKIITAVNDDLLAHKTLGDVEEIRYESSFDKRPIQGWVVKPPHLDPKRKYPLILEIHGGPFANYGDRFDFMKQLWAARGYVVLYVNPRGSTSYGEEFGNLIHHSYPGDDYYDLNSGVDAAIARGYVDPDNLFVTGGSGGGVLTCWMIGRTNRFRAAASAYPVINWYSFVLTADISSFVEKYWFPGFPWDNVEHYEKRSLLSVVKNVRTPTMVITGEEDYRTPMSESEQYFQALKLLNIEAVLVRVPGEPHGISRRPSHWMAKMLNIVGWFDRHRKKGD; encoded by the coding sequence ATGATCAGGTGTCTGTCGAAGTGCGCGGTCGGTCTTCTTCTGATGCTCGCTTTCACGGTCCCCCCGGTCCTCGGAGCGGCGATGTCCACCCCGGACCGGCTTTCCGAGATGGATGTCTTCGACCTCGAGCTGGCGACCGATCCCCAGATGTCGCCGGACGGCCGGAGCGTCCTCTACGTCCGGAGCTTCTCGGACGTCTTCACCGACCAGCGTTACTCAAATCTCTGGATCATCAACACCGACGGCAGCCAGAACCGGCCGCTGACGACGGGGCACCGCGGCGACGCCTCACCACGCTTCTCGCCCGACGGGAGGCGTGTGGCTTACATATCCGATCAGGACGGCGCGCCGCAGATTTACGTTCGCTGGCTCGACGGCGGCCAGACGGCGCGCCTGACCAACCTGGGGTTCCCGCCGTCCGGCCCCGTCTGGTCCCCCGACGGCCGGCAGATCGCCTTCACCAGCTTCGTGCCGCAGGAGGCCCCGAAGATCGCCACTCTCCCGGCTCCTCCCGAGGGGGCGAAGTGGGCCGAGCCCGCGACCACCATCGACAAGCTGGTCTACCGCTACAACGGCGAGGGATATCTCAAGTCCGGGTACACGCACCTGTTCGTGGTGCCGGCGGAGGGGGGGACGCCGCGGCAGATCTCGAGCGGCGACTTCCAGCACGGGGGGACCGCCTTCACCGCCAGCGAGCCGGTCTGGACACCCGACGGCAGGTACCTGATCCTGTCGGCCATCCGCCGCCCCGATTACGAGCTGGAGCCGCTCGACACCGAGGTGTACGAGTTCGCGGTGGCGGACGGCGCCGTCCGGCAGCTCACGCATCGCAAGGGACCGGACGACTCACCGGCCCTGTCGCCCGACGGGACGCAGATCGCCTATGTGGGGTTCGACGACCGGTACCAGGGTTACCAGGTCACGCGGCTCTACGTCATGAAGCGCGACGGGAGCGGATCGCGCCTGCTCTCGGCGAAGCTCGATCGGGACGTGACGCACCCGCTGTGGGCCCGGGACGGGAGCGGCATCTTCTTCATGTACGACGACCAGGGGAACACCAAGCTCGGATTCATGACACTCGACGGCGCGCTCAAGACCGTCGCCGCCGACATCGGCGGGCCCGGCGGGACTTACGGAGACGGCACGTATTCCACCGGCGGCCGGCGCGGCTACGCGATCACCTGCACCCGCCCCCATGTCCCCTGTGACGTGGGGGTCGGGACGCTCGACGGCCCGCCGGTCAAGATCATCACCGCCGTGAACGACGACCTCCTGGCCCACAAGACCCTGGGGGACGTGGAGGAGATCCGCTACGAATCATCGTTCGACAAGCGCCCCATCCAGGGCTGGGTGGTCAAGCCTCCCCACCTCGACCCCAAGAGGAAATACCCGCTGATCCTCGAGATCCACGGAGGCCCGTTCGCCAACTACGGCGATCGGTTCGACTTCATGAAACAGCTCTGGGCCGCCCGCGGCTACGTCGTGCTCTACGTCAATCCGCGCGGCAGCACGAGCTACGGGGAGGAGTTCGGCAACCTGATCCATCACAGTTATCCGGGGGACGATTATTACGACCTGAACTCGGGCGTGGACGCGGCGATCGCCAGAGGGTACGTCGACCCGGATAATCTCTTCGTCACCGGCGGCAGCGGCGGAGGGGTCCTGACCTGCTGGATGATCGGCCGGACGAACCGGTTCCGCGCCGCCGCCTCGGCCTATCCGGTGATCAACTGGTACAGCTTCGTCCTCACGGCCGACATCTCGTCCTTCGTGGAGAAATACTGGTTCCCTGGATTTCCCTGGGACAACGTCGAGCACTACGAGAAGCGCTCCCTCCTGTCGGTCGTGAAGAACGTCCGGACGCCGACGATGGTCATCACCGGCGAAGAAGACTATCGGACGCCGATGTCGGAGTCGGAGCAGTACTTCCAGGCCCTCAAGCTCCTGAACATCGAGGCCGTCCTGGTGCGGGTCCCCGGCGAGCCGCATGGCATCAGCCGACGACCCAGCCACTGGATGGCGAAGATGCTGAACATCGTCGGATGGTTCGACCGGCACCGGAAGAAGGGGGACTGA
- a CDS encoding glycosyltransferase encodes MPGLDDYRDIVGADTLDELHLLAGRLTGRSLLNVNSTAVGGGVAEILSRMVPLMRELGLDARWEVIRGGEAFHAATKRFHNALHGAAETVTAGDYEAYDRTLRENLPSLNLDADIVFIHDPQPAGLVQMRNGSGHRWIWRCHIDLSRPDPDVWEFFRPYVERYDACVFSAPAFARSLPIPQALISPSIDPLSDKNRELEGSEVDAILQRLELPTDRALVTQVSRFDRLKDPLGVIEAFRLSKASAMARLVLVGGPADDDPEGAQVLAEVRERAQGDDSVRVLCLPPTSHLEINAIQRASTIIVQKSLREGFGLTVSEALWKGKPVIAGSVGGLPNQIGHKHSGILTHSIEGTAYWIKHLLKEPAYANWLGANGRESVRQHFLLTRQLRDYLLLVLYLEGGEQDFIRLPGTTD; translated from the coding sequence GTGCCGGGGCTTGACGACTATCGCGACATCGTCGGGGCGGACACGCTCGACGAGCTCCACCTGCTCGCGGGGCGCCTCACGGGCCGTTCGCTCCTGAACGTGAACTCGACGGCGGTCGGCGGAGGGGTGGCCGAGATCCTGAGCCGGATGGTTCCCCTCATGCGGGAGCTGGGGCTGGACGCCCGCTGGGAGGTCATCAGGGGAGGGGAGGCCTTCCACGCGGCCACCAAGCGATTCCACAATGCGCTCCACGGGGCCGCCGAGACGGTGACGGCGGGGGACTACGAGGCGTATGACCGGACGCTCCGGGAGAACCTCCCCTCGCTGAACCTGGACGCCGACATCGTGTTCATCCACGATCCCCAGCCCGCGGGCCTCGTCCAGATGCGGAACGGATCGGGGCACCGCTGGATCTGGCGCTGCCACATCGACCTCTCGCGGCCCGATCCGGACGTCTGGGAGTTCTTCCGTCCTTACGTCGAGAGATACGACGCCTGCGTCTTCTCCGCTCCGGCGTTCGCCCGCAGCCTGCCGATCCCGCAGGCGCTGATCTCCCCCTCCATCGATCCGCTGTCCGACAAGAACCGGGAGCTCGAGGGGAGCGAGGTCGACGCCATCCTGCAGCGTCTCGAACTGCCGACCGACCGGGCGCTCGTGACGCAGGTCTCCCGCTTCGATCGTCTCAAGGATCCCCTGGGGGTGATCGAGGCCTTCCGATTGTCGAAGGCGTCCGCCATGGCGCGGCTGGTCCTGGTCGGCGGGCCGGCGGACGACGACCCGGAGGGGGCGCAGGTGCTCGCGGAGGTCCGGGAGCGGGCGCAGGGGGACGACAGCGTGCGGGTCCTCTGCCTTCCCCCCACGAGCCACCTGGAGATCAACGCCATCCAGAGGGCCTCCACGATCATTGTTCAGAAGTCCCTTCGGGAAGGCTTCGGGCTGACCGTCTCGGAGGCGCTCTGGAAGGGGAAGCCGGTCATCGCCGGGTCGGTCGGCGGCCTGCCGAACCAGATCGGCCACAAGCACTCCGGGATCCTGACGCACAGCATCGAAGGGACGGCGTACTGGATCAAACACTTGTTAAAGGAGCCGGCGTACGCCAACTGGCTGGGGGCCAATGGCCGGGAGAGCGTGCGGCAGCACTTCCTCCTGACGAGGCAGCTCCGGGACTACCTGCTGCTCGTCCTGTACCTCGAGGGGGGAGAACAGGATTTCATCCGCCTGCCGGGTACTACGGACTGA
- a CDS encoding response regulator, with the protein MPLRILHLEDEPNDAELIRQTLARDGLICELEVATRREEFLAALDRGEPELVLSDFALPGFDGPAALRIVRERTPELPFIIVSGTLGEEAAIESLRSGATDYVLKHRLSRLGPAVRRAIEEAAERRKRRQVEETLHHDRQFLRALLESLEVGVAACDADGVLTHFNRAAREFHGLPDLGGLPRMNLIRDCLFRADGKARIDANELPLVRALRGERVRNAEGTIVLQDAPSRSILMSGRPIVDAQGRKLGAVIAIQDITERKQLEGQLRQAQKMEAVGRLAGGIAHDFNNLLNVITGYGEMLSDHFAAGDPMVARVDQIKKAAQRAAGLTRQLLVFSRKQVIEPRVIDLNALLAETDNMLRRVIGEDVELITIQGQDLGRIKADPGQIEQIIMNLVINARDAMPQGGRLRIETANAELDPAYVRQHPGARAGSYVRLGVTDNGVGMDAEIQSHIFEPFFTTKETGKGTGLGLATVYGIVKQNLGYIWLSSEPGKGAAFHIYLPRVYENPEAAQAREPARPPRGTETVLVVEDEDAVRHVIREALRQFGYTVLESGDAEEGLRLSETHAGPIQLLVTDMVMPKMSGWILSQRVQAHRADIKVLYMSGYTDNSVVQQGVLERGLAFLQKPFTLKALAVKVRQTLDAPQGDTSPHPKSSTGQAPGS; encoded by the coding sequence ATGCCCCTGCGCATCCTGCATCTCGAGGACGAGCCGAACGACGCGGAGCTGATCCGGCAGACGCTCGCGAGGGACGGTCTCATCTGCGAGCTCGAGGTGGCGACCCGGCGCGAGGAGTTCCTGGCCGCGCTCGACCGCGGGGAGCCGGAGCTGGTCCTGTCCGACTTCGCCCTGCCGGGGTTCGACGGCCCCGCCGCCCTGCGGATCGTCCGCGAGAGGACCCCCGAGCTCCCCTTCATCATCGTCTCGGGAACGCTCGGCGAGGAGGCGGCCATCGAGAGTCTCCGCAGCGGGGCGACCGACTACGTCCTCAAGCACCGGCTGTCCCGGCTCGGCCCCGCGGTGCGACGGGCGATCGAGGAGGCGGCCGAGCGCCGGAAGCGGCGGCAGGTCGAGGAGACTCTGCACCACGACCGGCAGTTCCTCCGTGCCCTTCTCGAGAGCCTGGAGGTCGGAGTCGCCGCCTGCGACGCCGACGGGGTGCTGACGCACTTCAACCGCGCCGCGCGGGAGTTCCACGGCCTGCCCGATCTGGGCGGGCTGCCGCGGATGAACCTGATCCGGGACTGCCTCTTCCGGGCCGACGGCAAGGCCCGGATAGACGCGAACGAGCTGCCTCTCGTGCGTGCCCTGCGCGGCGAGCGGGTCCGTAACGCCGAGGGCACGATCGTGCTTCAGGATGCGCCGTCGCGCTCGATCCTGATGAGCGGCCGGCCGATCGTCGATGCGCAGGGCCGGAAGCTCGGTGCGGTCATCGCGATCCAGGACATCACCGAGCGGAAGCAGCTCGAGGGACAGCTCCGGCAGGCGCAGAAGATGGAAGCGGTGGGCCGGCTGGCGGGGGGGATCGCCCACGATTTCAACAATCTGTTGAATGTGATCACGGGCTACGGCGAGATGCTCTCGGATCACTTCGCGGCCGGCGATCCGATGGTCGCCCGCGTGGACCAGATCAAGAAGGCGGCCCAGCGGGCCGCGGGGCTCACCCGCCAGCTCCTGGTCTTCAGCCGCAAGCAGGTGATCGAGCCGCGCGTGATCGACCTCAATGCCCTGCTGGCCGAGACGGACAACATGCTGCGCCGCGTGATTGGGGAGGACGTCGAGCTGATCACTATCCAGGGACAGGACCTCGGGCGGATCAAGGCCGATCCGGGGCAGATCGAGCAGATCATCATGAATCTGGTCATCAATGCCCGCGACGCCATGCCGCAGGGAGGGCGTCTCAGGATCGAAACGGCGAACGCCGAGCTGGACCCGGCGTACGTCCGGCAGCATCCCGGCGCCCGTGCCGGCTCGTACGTGAGGCTGGGCGTCACCGACAACGGCGTGGGAATGGACGCGGAAATCCAGAGTCACATCTTCGAGCCGTTCTTCACCACCAAAGAGACGGGCAAGGGGACCGGCCTCGGCCTGGCCACCGTCTACGGCATCGTCAAGCAGAACCTCGGCTACATCTGGCTTTCCAGCGAGCCGGGGAAGGGAGCCGCCTTCCACATCTATCTGCCTCGCGTCTACGAGAACCCCGAGGCGGCGCAGGCGCGCGAGCCGGCGCGGCCTCCGCGCGGCACGGAGACGGTCCTGGTCGTGGAGGACGAGGATGCGGTCCGCCACGTCATCCGCGAGGCCCTGCGCCAGTTCGGGTACACCGTCCTCGAATCCGGGGACGCGGAGGAGGGGCTGCGTCTGTCGGAGACGCACGCGGGCCCGATCCAGCTTCTGGTGACCGACATGGTGATGCCCAAGATGAGCGGCTGGATCCTGTCGCAGCGGGTCCAGGCCCATCGCGCCGATATCAAGGTCCTCTATATGTCGGGTTACACCGACAACTCCGTCGTGCAGCAGGGGGTCCTGGAGCGCGGGCTGGCGTTTCTCCAGAAGCCGTTCACGCTGAAGGCCCTCGCCGTCAAGGTCCGCCAGACGCTCGACGCGCCCCAGGGGGACACCTCCCCGCACCCGAAGAGTTCGACCGGCCAGGCTCCAGGCTCCTAG
- a CDS encoding methyltransferase domain-containing protein: protein MGSDAHTVTLRLFDDPDEVRTFEKGRLELVRIGSLVLGRARYEPGWRWSQHVGPGAGASRCEVEHVGMVLQGVATVAFDDGRVVELREGSLFHVPAVPHDSWVVGDTPYVSLHFMGAEDYARARKGNAAGPPTVGLYDAQYGHLDSPLNREIRAEAFGEDIGQNSWLTADEQDLFLDWLALSPDARLLDVACGSGGPALRIASRTGCTVQGVDAHDQAIAEARAGAARAGLASRVTFDRLDASRPLPFPDASFDGIVCIDAVNHLPARDRVFREWLRLLRPGGRLVFTDPIVVTGPLTHEEIAIRSSIGFFLFVPPGTDERVLADAGFEGIEVLDRTENMARLAARRRAARGRRSADLKPIEGEATFEGQQRFLEVAALLAADRRLSRFAFRARRPS from the coding sequence ATGGGTTCCGACGCCCACACGGTCACACTGAGGCTCTTCGACGATCCGGACGAGGTCCGCACCTTCGAGAAGGGACGCCTCGAGCTGGTGCGCATCGGATCGCTCGTCCTGGGCCGCGCGCGCTACGAGCCGGGCTGGAGATGGTCGCAGCACGTCGGCCCGGGTGCAGGGGCGTCGCGCTGCGAGGTCGAGCACGTCGGGATGGTCCTCCAGGGCGTCGCGACCGTGGCGTTCGACGACGGCCGGGTCGTCGAGCTCCGGGAGGGATCGCTGTTCCACGTTCCCGCCGTGCCGCACGACAGCTGGGTGGTCGGGGACACACCGTACGTCTCGCTGCACTTCATGGGCGCGGAGGACTACGCCAGGGCCAGGAAGGGGAACGCGGCGGGCCCCCCGACCGTCGGCCTCTACGACGCCCAGTACGGGCACCTCGATTCTCCGCTGAACAGGGAGATCAGGGCCGAGGCCTTCGGGGAGGACATCGGCCAGAACAGCTGGCTGACCGCGGACGAGCAGGATCTCTTCCTGGACTGGCTCGCCCTGTCTCCGGATGCCCGCCTCCTCGACGTCGCCTGCGGTTCCGGAGGCCCGGCGCTCCGGATCGCCTCCCGCACCGGATGCACGGTGCAGGGAGTCGACGCGCACGATCAGGCGATCGCCGAGGCCCGGGCCGGCGCCGCGCGCGCCGGCCTCGCCTCCAGGGTCACGTTCGATCGGCTGGACGCGAGCCGCCCTCTTCCCTTTCCGGACGCCTCGTTCGACGGGATCGTCTGCATCGATGCCGTCAATCACCTCCCCGCTCGCGACCGGGTCTTCCGGGAATGGCTCCGCCTCCTGCGCCCCGGCGGGCGCCTGGTCTTCACCGACCCGATCGTGGTGACCGGCCCCCTCACCCACGAGGAGATCGCCATCCGAAGCTCGATCGGATTCTTCCTGTTCGTGCCGCCGGGGACCGACGAACGGGTCCTGGCCGATGCCGGCTTTGAAGGGATCGAGGTCCTCGACCGCACCGAGAACATGGCGCGACTCGCGGCACGGCGGCGGGCGGCCCGCGGAAGGAGATCCGCCGACCTGAAGCCGATCGAAGGGGAGGCGACGTTCGAGGGACAGCAGCGGTTCCTCGAGGTCGCGGCCCTCCTGGCGGCCGACCGCCGCCTGTCCCGCTTCGCGTTCCGGGCGCGCCGCCCGTCTTGA
- a CDS encoding Crp/Fnr family transcriptional regulator, which produces MKDGTDPQGTKKADRDRFIRCYPVLKELPPDLLRKVDARARLVQAPAGRRLFDEGSPCTDYPLLVEGIIRASKFGPDGHEILLYRLNPGESCVITVVALLGATPYPAVGTAETRLTLLGIPRNLFVELVLKSAAFRTFVFQSLSQRMARLMALIDDVAFRRVDQRLASRLLRHREPITATHQMLADELGTTREVVSRTLESFQESGMLRLGRKRIEILDRPGLDRVHRPETQ; this is translated from the coding sequence ATGAAGGACGGAACGGACCCCCAGGGGACGAAGAAGGCCGACCGGGACAGGTTCATCCGCTGCTACCCGGTGCTCAAGGAACTTCCTCCGGACCTGCTCCGCAAGGTCGACGCGAGGGCCAGGCTCGTCCAGGCCCCCGCCGGCCGGCGGCTGTTCGACGAAGGCAGCCCCTGCACCGATTACCCGCTGCTCGTCGAGGGGATCATCCGGGCCTCGAAATTCGGCCCCGACGGCCACGAAATCCTGCTGTACCGGCTCAACCCGGGAGAGAGCTGCGTCATCACCGTTGTCGCGCTTCTGGGCGCGACCCCCTATCCGGCGGTCGGGACGGCCGAGACCAGGCTGACCCTGCTCGGCATCCCGCGCAATCTGTTCGTGGAGCTGGTGCTGAAATCAGCGGCGTTCAGGACCTTCGTTTTTCAATCTCTCTCCCAGAGGATGGCGCGCCTGATGGCCCTGATCGACGACGTGGCGTTTCGGCGAGTGGATCAGCGGCTCGCCTCCCGCCTCCTCCGCCACCGGGAGCCGATCACCGCCACGCACCAGATGCTGGCCGACGAGCTGGGGACCACCCGCGAGGTGGTGAGCCGGACGCTCGAGTCGTTCCAGGAGTCGGGCATGCTCCGGCTGGGACGCAAGCGGATCGAGATCCTGGACCGACCCGGTCTGGACCGGGTTCACCGCCCCGAAACCCAGTAA